The Linepithema humile isolate Giens D197 unplaced genomic scaffold, Lhum_UNIL_v1.0 unplaced_3, whole genome shotgun sequence genome contains the following window.
aattttgaaaacaataaCAATTCTGTTAAACAATAGTTATCCactagattttattttctcaaatattggaaacagaattaatttttacatacacaaaaattttaacaaaaatgacGATAagaacaacaataataataataaaaaaagaaaaatttttacgatcccgtatgttaaaaatttatctgaacaattttttcaattttcaaaaataaatgactGTATGTTGGTCTTTTCATGCaacaacaaattaaacaaaatcatAAAAACTGGAAAGGACTCTAGACAGGATGAACCAGTGTGATATTGTTTATAAGATTTCTTGTCAAGACTGTGACGCCACGTACGTAGGACagacaaaaagacaattacggactagaataaaagaacacagaacagatatcaataaaaaatcaggTTTCCCCTTAGTAATTTCTTGCCACAGAAAGGATTTCAATCATGACTTCAAATAAGACAAAGTTGACATACTAGACAGAGAACCGTGTTATAGTAAAAGATTAACTTCCGAAatgctacatataaaaagacagaGTACAGAACTGAATAAACAGGAGGACACGGAATTATTACCTGATACATATCTTCCAATCCTTAAGAAATTCCCCACCCcttaaaatttttccataatCTATTCCCtctcctctttcttttctacATTTTGCCAGTCAAGCCTGGCTCACTGCCGTCGACGCatgtcttattttatttatttgatacacATGTCTAACGCATCTCCTAAggtatatatcttttttgaaactaatttatttttcggtttagttttgttttttcttttaatttttaaccttaattttaatctaatttatttttatttattattttttttacattttcttaacTGAgtcctaaaaattttttaatctctgacctatttctttttctatttgcaagTTAGATGATCCTTGGCTTCACATAagtttaatatgaaaaaatgtactATTCATGTCAAAAAAaggtatttatacataattaattttctaaaatttgttgttcgttaaTTTCGTGTTTGGAGAACGTTCTTAACTCGTTTTGTTCGTTTTCACATTAACAGAATGCGTTACCTAAATTATTCTGACTATCTTGTCAACGTTTTCCGACTAACGACgacatattaatttgttacactgaagatggccacgtgTTTTAGGCCAAAACGTctgtttttgtaattattttataataaaaggaaaatttgAGCAATTATAACTAGCTCCTGCTCTATCAGCTTGTTgttttcaagaatattattttaataagaaaaagagctacatatttatactattgtatttataattattattattatctattattattaaatatatttttaagaatagcATGTTTGTGATGAATCTTACCTGAACGTTGTGATCCTGATATATATCagcattgaaaaataaatattttaaattgcaaattgctaaactaaaaaaaatctgcACGTAAtagttaaatttgtataaattaagtaaaaaataaaaaataacattttatatataaaagtcaaatataaattaatataaatatggattaatataaaaaataaaaaaattaaattttatgaattgaatgcgtaaaaaatatacttttaaaattaagaatcaattttaaggccggcgtcacatagaacccgtaatccgtaatccgcaccggaagtccgcaaaagttactaaggattgcgtccgtaacgttacgtgtgttttttctccttgtgtcccatggagccgtaaatacacacgtaacggtattactattttttatttaacagattataattatttatttgtattttattcataagaaaactacagaatatattataattttaacaaaaattttaattaaatcgtcaaatttagttaaataaataaaattaaaaaaagcattactagtaataactagtaacttttagtaacttttacggaaatttcatggaattacggctccatgggacacaaggagataaaacacacgtaacgttacggacgcaatccctagtaacttttgcggacttccggtgcggattacggattaggGTGCATCCCGACGAAGGAAGAAATAGCGGAACGGAACAGTAGCGGAAAAGAAACTAGATGGAAAGTAGCCAATCAGAATGATTCCGTTTCAATTCCGTTCCGCTTTTTAACCACTGGGTTCCCCATGGCACGGAACTGTTACGGAACGGAAAAATTTCTAACCTATCGACATGAAAAATTCGCGAAGTGTCCGTTTGTTTATTCGTTTTGCAACGTACGTGCATTTTGGAAGCTGTTGgaaggaaataaaaagcaatgtCGTCATCGGTAcgttattattgtataaaaataaaatatatatatattaaaacactaTGTGTATGTTTTcacataaattcaattatttaacatgAAACTCATAAAATAGATTAGGTTAAGttgttcttataatatataatagaaatttaaaaaacagatacaattgtatgtaatatattttattgattaggAGAAATTCAAATGTGGATATTGTGGCTGGATTATTTGGCGTGATAAAAGTGGACAGATTTCACATGGTTGCTTTGGAAAgtgtaaagaattattaatggataaggataaaaatctttttagaaATGGTACGTATATTTGTGTCTACAAAAGAGGCAATATATTCaacaaactattatttattttttaagaactgtcattcatttaattaattaagaactgtcattaatttaattaattggcaTGTAGAGAATGAGACTGGTGGAAATAGCACTATTGAAGAAAGTACCtacgagaaagaaaatattgatgaaaatcTTGAGGAACACATTGATATCGATAAACTAGATGAAGATTTAATAAGTGCAGTAAAAGAAAGACCAGCATTATATGATTTTCGCATACCGGTGAAAGAGCGAGGAAGGAAACAAAAAGACAGCTTATGGCAAGAAGTCAGCGTACGTTTGAAAggtagtatttatatttatttatttatatatttatttatatttatttacttatatatatatttatttgcaaggTTTTCTGTATATAAGcaaacacacacgcacacatatgtatatataaaacaagtattacacatttaaatatattttttaattacattatgtgTTGTAGGTTTATATACCGCTACTGAAGCGGAAAAACGATGGACCTATTTAAAAGATTGTTATAGGAAagcaagaaatatatttaaaaaaaaacaaagtattgTGCAAAAAAGTGGTGCGGCTGgtatatcaaaaaaatatgaaatgaaaCCGTCCTTTCGTCACtacaatgtaatgaattttttaaatgatatgtTGGAATATCGACAGTAAGTTCAAGAATAGTGGtagttttattgataataattatatagtaataacatcctaacatttatttcagaaCCGTAACGTCTTTAAGATCAATGTGTGAAGAGCAAGCTTCAAGTTGCAACAGCATTCCTTCCACATCAACAAGCAGCGTGGATGATGTTCTGACTCCTATCACTGATGATAATACTTCCACATCACTGTCTCCAGTCTTACCGAAATCACGAAGTATGAATGTTTATTATACGCAACTTACATTAGCGAATTTGAATTTCTcctaatcaataaaatatattacatacaattgtatctgttttttaaatttctattatatattataagaacaaCTTAACCTAATCTATTTTATGAGTTTcatgttaaataattgaatttatgtgAAAACATACACAtagtgttttaatatatatattttatttttatacaataataacgTACCGATGACGacattgctttttatttccttcCAACAGCTTCCAAAATGCACGTACGTTGCAAAACGAATAAACAAACGGACACTTCGCGAATTTTTCATGTCGATAGGTTAGAAATTTTTCCGTTCCGTAACAGTTCCGTGCCATGGGGAACCCAGTGGTTAAAAAGCGGAACGGAATTGAAACGGAATCATTCTGATTGGCTACTTTCCATCTAGTTTCTTTTCCGCTACTGTTCCGTTCCGCTATTTCTTCCTTCGTCGGGATGCACccttacgggttctatgtgacgccggcctaatTCTAATATGTATCGACcagtgatgcaaactcgagccGGCCAGCACCAGGGCTCCGTGGTAGGGGAAGCATGCACACAAGCAAGAATCGTATTCATATAGGTGCGAAGGCGTGCGATAGGTCTTCACGTGAGCGGtagtaaaaaacaaaaacaaaaactcACTGTAGGGATGGGATATCAAAcacagatgtctatactagtactagatcgctaacttcgTCAAAAGAGCTGAGGCCGGCAGGATTTCCGGTTTTGGCCATGACACTCTACAACAAAATGACGACAAAATGCGTGTGTTATGTGTATATCTCTACGTGCGTATGCACATGTGATACCCAGCGTGgtgatacaaattgataatatcgtaaaaattcttgaaagatgCCGAGCAGTTGTTGCATtccaaaatgcaaaaataccaCAAAAGATggttttcatttatttaggtaagtaaaatgtatttatttataattcgagatttgtaatatttgaagaTTATGTTTcagttaaaaatgtaaatatttcagatttcCATTGAATCGTCCagacattttaaaaatgtggaTGAATGCCATTGGAAGAGACGATTTTGAACCcacaaaatatcatttaatctGTAGTGCTCATTTCATAGATACAGATTTTATGGAAAGGCCTAATGCAAGTGGCGCacgtttaaaaaatcttgCTGTACCTTCGGTATTTTGTGAAACTCCAGCTCCTACCGTTAATTCTATTCCTGAGGATGTTACAACAATTGAGACTTCTTCAATTAAGTTTGATACTACTCCTGCTTCTGCATCTGCTGTGATGCCAGCAACTGCATGGAAAATAAGTATATTGAAACCAAGAGAagaaaattcaacattttcaatTCCATCGCCGAGTACAAGTGCTACTGATACCATCAAAATGAACATGCGAAaacttatcaaaattaatactttttaataatattacataaattatactttaataaatatagtaatgttttttgcaattcttttaataaaatgtattttttactataatattaatgttttattattattttatgcgtcCATAGCatacgttttattattttataaatgttataaatatttttttaaatattagaattaaaaaatgttattttattgaaaatgaaaaaaaatacaaaataaaaatattttagtacattTCATGCAATAGCGGGAGCGgccattttgttgtagggTGTCATGGCCGAAACCGGAAATCCTGCCAGCCTCAGTTTTTCCATACGTCAAAGCCtaaagttagcgatctagtactagtatagacatctgtggcaataaagaacaaacctcTCTAGTGGCAGCTAGTGCATAGAAAGTAACTTTCGACGTGACCATATTGTAATTTGAAGTAGCTTTGCCAACTAATTGTCCTACTTTTTGAGCGAAATACAACCTCGACGATAAGAATATCGCGCGTTTATCAGTATTGATTACGAAGCAGattttcacattatttttccattacgTAAAGTTTCGCATTACTGTGCAACCGCAATGGCTACTTGGGATGGTTCGTATTCGGAAGATCCGAATTACTTTGCGTACTCCGATCAAAACGCACCCAATGTCGTTGGAAGAAATTGGCCATACCTTGGTAGGAACGTCACGCATCCGCAAGAAGTTTCCGTAGAAAACTACTATTCAGGAACTAGTGGACAACACATTTACGAGCAAAACAGATCTGCTGCTGTTTTACATCAGGTCGGCACTCAGCAATTGCCAATGACATCAAATATGTTGCCTTTGGAGAATACTTATCAGGAACAAATGCTGCCAAATACCACGCTCATGGACAATGTCCAAGTACCAAATGGTTTGCAAGATTCCATTAGTAATATTTCGCATAACATGCCGCCTTTTTTTCACTACAATTACAAGTCGAGGTACAAGACTAACAGGGCGACTGGTAAGCATTTGCAATCATCAAAAAGCAATAGCACTCACTCCATTGTAgtacaaaattcaaatttgcATCCTACAGCTAGTGAGTTTGTGCCAAACaatgttaaatgtaaaaaggATAGGTTCAATAAAAAGAATGATCAAAATGGTGCAATGGAAAGAAATAGCTGTAATGCTGATGTGGAAAGTTTCAGATCAAAATCATTTATGAATACATCTTTGCCGAACAATAGATATAGGAATGAAAGGCACTATGATAACAGAAAAGGTGTGAATTATAAGCAGAAAAACTCGCAAAACGCACAAGTGTCATCCAGCTTTAGCTACAGAGATactcataaaatgtataatgcaagaaataataaatttcaaaacggCAAATATTACAATAGAAAACATCAATCAAATGTATCTTCTGCAGAAGAACATgcttttggaaaaaattttctgtCTACAAATGAACCTTCTCCTTCATCAAAATCTAATAATCTTGAGATTGAAAAGGATGACTTGAGCGCAACAGTTGGCACAAGAAGAGAGGAGAAAACACGTGAAGAAAATTCACAGAATGTGCTTTCGACGAATGATACACAGCGAAacagcaataaatttaatcgattCACTAGtcatcataaatttaattcggGTGATGTACAATCCGAACCTGGTgccaaatataaaacaatgaggtatatgcaaaaaagaaataatgaagCAACAAATCACAAGGAGAAAAGATTGGAAAATTGGAgagataaaatagataataccAAAGCATATGTACAAGAGAAACGTTTGAAAAAGAAAGCAGAATTTGGTATGCttctacaatttataaaaacaaatttttattaacattattttcaatatagaTTATGTGTCAAAagattgtgttttatatatgtttgacAGATAACGATGCCAGTCAAAGAGAAAGATTAACCGAGCAGTTGAATAGAGGAACATTGGAATGTTTAGTTTGTTACGAGCATATCAGGCAAAGCGAACACGTTTGGTCTTGTACTAATTGTTATTATGTATTACACTTGAAATGCATCAAAAGATGGGCAAAATCATCACAAAATGGTACATTACATTGATCTAGTTATTTTGTCAAATCAGaaggaatttatttaattaattaaatttcactatttactaatccttttttatttatttccatttagATAACAGTTGGAAATGTCCGGCTTGCCGAGCTATCAGTTTTCTCGTACCAGAAGATTACTTCTGTTTCtgcggaaagaaaaagatgcCAGAATGGAATCGTAGGGATGTCCCGCATTCATGCGGCGAAATTTGCGCTCGGAATTTGTCCAAGAATAATTGCACGCACAAATGTACTTTGCTCTGCCACCCTGGCTCTTGTCCGCAATGCGCAGCGATGGTGACCAAGTACTGCGGCTGTGGAAAAACTTCGAGGATGCTATTATGCAGTGCTGACCAATTGTTGTGCGAATCAATATGTGGAAAGGATTTGCCATGTGGCAAGCACACTTGTCAGAGAAAGTGCCATCAAGGAGAATGCGGATCTTGCGACAAGACTATGCaacaaagtaatatatttttatttagggATTAATTAAGAGATTTTCTAAACTACAAGTTCTAAACTACTAATTATGATGACATTGTAAAAGTTTGGTTTCATTTTGTTTAGCCTGTTTCTGCGGTGAGAACACTCGGGAGGTACTTTGTCGAGCTAATGTCTCAAAAATGTATTCTTGTAACAATGtctgtaacaaaatattggACTGCGGCAAGCATTATTGTCAGAAAATCTGTCATCTAGAGCCTTGCGAGCCTTGTTTCTTAACGCCAGAGAGAGTTACGATGTGCTGTTGCGGTCAAACACCGTTAGccgaaaagagagaaagttgTTTGGATCCCGTGCCGATCTGTGATAAGATCTGCTCAAAGCGCCTAAAATGCGGCCAGCCTAGTAAATATCTATtgttttattcctttttttacttaaatattttataaaaggaatatatgtaattattgatattttgtctcatgtaaaaaatttgatttttatttacaagctTGTTTACGGttacaaaaaatgaataagCACCTGTCTTTTTACGCAGGTAATCCGCATATTTGTAAAGCGCCATGCCATGCAGGAGAATGTCCGGCTTGTGATTTAAGTACCGATGTCAAGTGTCGATGCGGCAACATGGATCGCGAGATTACTTGCAAGGACTTGAAGAGTAAGGCCGATGACGCGCGTTGCGAGAAGCGctgcaagaaaaaaagatcttGCGGTAAGCATAATTGCAATCAGCTGTGTTGCATCGATATTGAGCACATTTGCCCATTACCATGTTCCAAGACCCTGAGCTGTGGTCGACACAAGTGTCAGGACAGATGTCATATGGGTAAGTACATCTTTGTTTATAATCATACTTGGGTATCATACTTGGagcttttttcttcttcgatAGGAAGATGTTTGCCTTGTTGGCAGAGCAGCTTTGACGAATTATACTGCGAATGCGGCGCAGAGGTAATTTATCCACCGGTGCCATGTGGCACAAGAAGGCCCACTTGCAATCGACCGTGTTCGCGCCAGCATTCGTGCGATCACGAGATACTACACAACTGTCACAGCGAGTCTACATGTCCACCTTGCAGCGTGTTGACACAAAGATGGTGTCACGGTAAACATGAGCTTAGAAAGGCCGTACCATGTCACGTGAAAGAGATCTCGTGCGGTCTGCCGTGTAACAAACCGCTGATATGCGAACGGCATAAATGCATCGCGATGTGTCACGCAGGACTCTGCGAAAAACCTGGACAACAATGCATACAACCTTGCACGATAATGAGGGAGATGTGCGGGCATATTTGTGGCGCTTCGTGTCATGAAGGCAAGTGTCCAGATACACCTTGCAAAGAGATGGTTAAGGTAAGAGGAATCTGTATTTGTGTGTATCTGTGTGTATAAATAGAGATTTTGTCTTATTGGCAAcgcgttataaaattttagaaacttGAGAATCACGTTGTAAACATTTTGCTGCTGTATTACAGGTTACATGCCAATGCGGACACAGAAGTATGAGTCGTGTCTGCGCCGATAACGCTCGGGAGTATCAAAGAATAGCGAGCAACATACTAGCCAGTAAGATGGCTGATATGCAACTCGGTCATTCCGTCGATTTGGAGGAAGTATTCGGGCAAGgtgcaaaaaaacaaaatcagCTGAAAACCTTGGAGTGCAATGATGAGTGTAAGATAATCGAGAGAAACAGAAAACTTGCATTGGGATTGCAAATCGTTAATCCTGACTTGAGTGGTAAGTTGATGCCCAGGTACAGCGATTACATGAAACAGTGGGCCAAAAAGGATCCACAATTTTGTCAAATGGTTCATGAAAAACTGACAGAATTAGTGCAGTTAGCAAAAATGTCTAAGCAGAGGTCTCGAAGCT
Protein-coding sequences here:
- the stc gene encoding protein shuttle craft, producing MATWDGSYSEDPNYFAYSDQNAPNVVGRNWPYLGRNVTHPQEVSVENYYSGTSGQHIYEQNRSAAVLHQVGTQQLPMTSNMLPLENTYQEQMLPNTTLMDNVQVPNGLQDSISNISHNMPPFFHYNYKSRYKTNRATGKHLQSSKSNSTHSIVVQNSNLHPTASEFVPNNVKCKKDRFNKKNDQNGAMERNSCNADVESFRSKSFMNTSLPNNRYRNERHYDNRKGVNYKQKNSQNAQVSSSFSYRDTHKMYNARNNKFQNGKYYNRKHQSNVSSAEEHAFGKNFLSTNEPSPSSKSNNLEIEKDDLSATVGTRREEKTREENSQNVLSTNDTQRNSNKFNRFTSHHKFNSGDVQSEPGAKYKTMRYMQKRNNEATNHKEKRLENWRDKIDNTKAYVQEKRLKKKAEFDNDASQRERLTEQLNRGTLECLVCYEHIRQSEHVWSCTNCYYVLHLKCIKRWAKSSQNDNSWKCPACRAISFLVPEDYFCFCGKKKMPEWNRRDVPHSCGEICARNLSKNNCTHKCTLLCHPGSCPQCAAMVTKYCGCGKTSRMLLCSADQLLCESICGKDLPCGKHTCQRKCHQGECGSCDKTMQQTCFCGENTREVLCRANVSKMYSCNNVCNKILDCGKHYCQKICHLEPCEPCFLTPERVTMCCCGQTPLAEKRESCLDPVPICDKICSKRLKCGQPSNPHICKAPCHAGECPACDLSTDVKCRCGNMDREITCKDLKSKADDARCEKRCKKKRSCGKHNCNQLCCIDIEHICPLPCSKTLSCGRHKCQDRCHMGRCLPCWQSSFDELYCECGAEVIYPPVPCGTRRPTCNRPCSRQHSCDHEILHNCHSESTCPPCSVLTQRWCHGKHELRKAVPCHVKEISCGLPCNKPLICERHKCIAMCHAGLCEKPGQQCIQPCTIMREMCGHICGASCHEGKCPDTPCKEMVKVTCQCGHRSMSRVCADNAREYQRIASNILASKMADMQLGHSVDLEEVFGQGAKKQNQLKTLECNDECKIIERNRKLALGLQIVNPDLSGKLMPRYSDYMKQWAKKDPQFCQMVHEKLTELVQLAKMSKQRSRSYSFEVMNREKRHFVHESCEHFGCESQAYDEEPKRNVVATAVKEKCWLPSYSLLEMVQREKGQRKVPGPVLNTSKEKNSTKTVLSLPVKQSQQSISSSTARSSDKEIDYFDYRE